A single region of the Elusimicrobium sp. An273 genome encodes:
- a CDS encoding type IV pilin protein gives MKKGFTLIELLVVVLIIGILSAVALPQYTKAVEKARTTEAVTLLGDLINAEQIYKMANGSYTNDLSLLDLQLPGVTGTTTQTSTLTKNFQLTIPVATSTTFLAVAQRGTVSGTSFTASTNTDTQYTINASIDANGNIRRWCETAKPTAVLTADKTTGASSICKSIANGNAGGMIK, from the coding sequence ATGAAAAAAGGTTTTACGTTAATTGAACTCTTGGTAGTCGTGTTGATTATCGGGATTCTTTCCGCGGTGGCGTTGCCGCAGTACACCAAAGCGGTGGAAAAAGCCCGCACGACGGAAGCGGTTACTTTGTTAGGGGACTTGATTAATGCGGAGCAAATCTACAAAATGGCCAACGGTTCTTACACCAATGACCTGTCGCTTTTGGATTTGCAATTGCCGGGTGTTACGGGAACTACGACCCAAACTTCTACGCTAACCAAAAACTTTCAGCTGACCATTCCGGTGGCTACTTCCACCACCTTCTTGGCGGTTGCCCAGCGCGGAACGGTAAGCGGCACTTCGTTTACGGCCTCTACGAATACGGACACCCAATACACCATCAATGCTTCCATTGATGCCAACGGAAACATTCGCCGCTGGTGCGAAACGGCAAAGCCGACTGCTGTGTTAACGGCGGATAAAACCACCGGTGCTTCGTCCATTTGCAAATCTATTGCAAACGGCAACGCGGGCGGTATGATTAAATAA
- the ribF gene encoding riboflavin biosynthesis protein RibF has product MSKKNFITIGTFDGVHIGHRCLFNRLEALSVRHLQRPLALYFPYPPKTLLSAHPEMTVLTTPSEKKALLKTLVSNTQALDFAQCRNMEPLDFFENILLRTFQMGGLLIGQDFAFGKDRSGDAAFLREECTRRGIPFETLPFYQVNGEKVSSSLIRKTLALGDIERVNLLLGRPYELTGTVVTGHKLGRRLGFPTANLDTGIYKILPLGVFAVKVRVGRRYYDGFCNIGFRPTVNTIHSSLPLVEVNIFDFHQSIYGRKITVWFAGKLREETKFNGLDALVAQLKKDRQTARALLAQTPPDILQR; this is encoded by the coding sequence ATGAGCAAGAAAAATTTTATCACCATTGGCACATTTGACGGCGTTCACATCGGACACCGCTGTTTATTTAACCGGCTGGAAGCCTTATCCGTCCGGCATTTGCAGCGGCCGCTGGCGCTGTATTTCCCGTATCCGCCCAAAACGCTTTTGTCGGCCCATCCCGAAATGACGGTGCTTACCACCCCCTCCGAAAAGAAAGCCCTTCTAAAAACGTTGGTTTCCAACACGCAGGCGCTGGACTTTGCCCAATGCCGCAATATGGAGCCGTTGGATTTTTTTGAAAATATACTCTTGCGTACCTTTCAAATGGGCGGGCTTTTGATCGGGCAGGATTTTGCCTTCGGCAAAGACCGCAGCGGGGACGCGGCCTTTCTGCGGGAAGAATGCACCCGCCGGGGAATTCCGTTTGAAACGCTTCCTTTTTACCAGGTAAACGGGGAGAAAGTATCTTCCTCCTTAATCCGCAAAACCTTGGCTCTGGGCGATATTGAGCGCGTCAACCTGCTTTTAGGCCGGCCGTACGAATTGACCGGCACGGTCGTGACCGGGCACAAGCTGGGCCGGCGGCTGGGCTTCCCGACCGCCAATTTGGATACCGGCATTTATAAAATTCTGCCGCTTGGCGTGTTTGCGGTAAAAGTGCGGGTGGGCCGCCGCTATTACGATGGATTCTGCAACATCGGTTTTCGCCCTACGGTAAACACCATTCATTCCAGCTTGCCGCTGGTGGAAGTAAACATTTTTGATTTTCACCAAAGCATTTACGGCCGTAAAATTACCGTATGGTTCGCCGGAAAACTGCGCGAAGAAACCAAATTTAACGGCTTGGATGCGCTGGTGGCCCAGCTGAAAAAAGACCGCCAAACGGCACGCGCCCTCTTAGCGCAAACGCCGCCGGATATTTTGCAGCGATAA
- a CDS encoding polysaccharide deacetylase family protein: MTFCWIALLVLVIYLFWRFPNLRKTWYLPKRKGFVAFMYHHVGVLQDPQAEQYPFTMRPDMLERQILFLKANGYTPLSLEDLQNATRAGKSSVSKPVMLTFDDGYRDNYENLFPLLKKYNLPALIFLITDRIGSPEYLTWEQIYEMQQSGLVSFGSHSCSHRRLRSLSDEEIVQELTCSKQILEEKLGREITAFCYPYGAGGFDKRVRPQVFKAGYLFDFSTKKGINPWPWKGKSTLRRAFPRGGETMFDYYLQLTRGQSKL; this comes from the coding sequence ATGACCTTCTGCTGGATTGCATTACTTGTGTTGGTAATTTATCTTTTCTGGCGCTTTCCAAACCTGCGCAAAACGTGGTATCTGCCCAAGCGCAAAGGCTTTGTGGCTTTTATGTATCACCACGTGGGTGTTTTGCAAGACCCGCAGGCCGAACAATATCCCTTCACCATGCGTCCCGATATGCTGGAGCGGCAGATTTTGTTTTTAAAAGCAAACGGCTACACGCCCCTTTCGCTGGAAGACTTGCAAAACGCCACCCGCGCGGGCAAATCGTCCGTTTCTAAACCGGTGATGCTGACCTTTGACGACGGCTACCGCGACAATTACGAAAATTTGTTTCCCCTGCTTAAAAAATACAATCTCCCGGCTTTGATTTTTTTGATTACCGACCGGATCGGCTCCCCCGAGTACCTGACGTGGGAACAAATCTATGAAATGCAGCAAAGCGGGCTGGTGTCTTTTGGCTCCCATTCCTGCTCGCACCGCAGGCTGCGCAGTTTATCCGACGAAGAAATCGTGCAGGAGTTGACCTGCAGCAAACAAATTTTAGAAGAAAAACTGGGCCGCGAAATAACGGCGTTCTGCTATCCCTACGGCGCCGGCGGGTTTGACAAACGCGTCCGCCCGCAAGTGTTCAAAGCCGGCTACCTTTTTGATTTCAGCACCAAAAAAGGCATCAATCCGTGGCCTTGGAAAGGAAAATCCACCCTGCGCCGGGCCTTTCCGCGCGGCGGAGAAACCATGTTTGATTATTATCTCCAGCTGACCCGCGGGCAAAGCAAACTTTAA
- a CDS encoding tetratricopeptide repeat protein: protein MLKKYLGALAAIGLAACGTLPTSSEYLLRGDGYFKDGKPQQALQAYTRALDLNPDNLEGYASRGSVYFFTGDYDRAEQDFLRVLQANPYQADAYTAYASTLAAKGDFHNALTVLNLAMQLKPNKPEIFFSRAGVYFMLGRYQEAIMDYTSVINLRPAAEVYNARGAAYEKLGQHELAQKDFEAAKSGKMPATLNVYSMID from the coding sequence ATGCTTAAAAAATACTTGGGCGCATTGGCCGCGATAGGGCTGGCGGCCTGCGGCACATTGCCTACTTCTTCGGAATATCTGCTGCGCGGAGACGGTTATTTTAAAGACGGCAAACCCCAGCAGGCCCTGCAAGCCTATACCCGGGCCTTGGATCTCAATCCGGATAATTTGGAAGGCTACGCTTCCCGCGGGTCGGTGTATTTTTTTACCGGCGATTATGACCGCGCCGAACAGGATTTTTTGCGCGTCTTGCAAGCCAACCCTTATCAGGCCGATGCTTATACCGCCTATGCCAGCACGCTCGCGGCCAAGGGGGATTTTCACAACGCATTAACCGTGTTGAATTTGGCCATGCAGTTAAAACCGAATAAGCCGGAAATTTTCTTTTCGCGTGCGGGGGTATATTTTATGCTGGGGCGCTATCAGGAGGCCATTATGGATTACACGTCCGTCATTAATTTGCGCCCGGCGGCCGAAGTGTACAACGCCCGCGGTGCCGCTTATGAAAAATTAGGCCAGCATGAGTTGGCCCAAAAGGATTTTGAAGCGGCAAAATCCGGCAAAATGCCGGCTACGCTGAATGTCTATTCCATGATAGACTAG
- a CDS encoding DHH family phosphoesterase, which yields MENREESLQQIWQAIRAGKRFFIAGHLNPDGDSLGCTLTMTSLLERLGKTVYAYAAPAIGNDLKFLPGLSKIHVGVLPEQPDFDTVILLECSDRQRGGDLESVLGKAKTLVNIDHHLVSDAYGDVNHIDSKASSTAEIIFQLFEASGEAHCLPTPDEATCLYTGLVTDTGRFVHSNTTAEALRVGSALVALGANVDKINQVIYFTKSYIELKLLGRALEKMEMRFDNKYSQIILTRRDFESFGATPAQTQGIVSQPTMIPGVEVSALIKEEPDKVSVNLRSRGGVDVSKIAQTFGGGGHARASGFKVTGKAVNEVADELAQVVYDVVKDIR from the coding sequence ATGGAAAATAGAGAAGAAAGCCTGCAACAAATCTGGCAAGCCATCCGCGCCGGAAAACGGTTTTTTATTGCCGGGCACCTCAACCCGGACGGCGATTCTTTAGGCTGCACGCTGACGATGACCTCCCTGCTGGAACGGCTGGGAAAGACGGTCTATGCCTATGCGGCGCCCGCCATTGGAAACGATTTAAAATTTTTGCCGGGGCTTTCTAAAATTCACGTAGGCGTCTTGCCCGAACAGCCCGATTTTGACACCGTCATCCTCTTGGAATGTTCCGACCGCCAGCGCGGCGGCGATTTGGAAAGCGTCTTGGGCAAAGCCAAAACGCTGGTCAATATAGACCACCACTTGGTAAGCGACGCTTATGGAGACGTCAATCATATTGATTCCAAAGCCTCCTCCACGGCGGAAATTATCTTCCAGCTTTTTGAAGCCTCCGGCGAGGCTCACTGCCTGCCTACCCCCGACGAGGCCACCTGCCTCTATACCGGCCTTGTGACGGATACGGGCCGCTTTGTGCACTCCAACACCACGGCCGAGGCGCTGCGGGTGGGTTCTGCTTTGGTGGCGTTGGGCGCCAATGTGGATAAAATCAACCAGGTCATCTATTTCACCAAATCTTACATTGAATTAAAACTGCTGGGCCGGGCGCTTGAAAAAATGGAAATGCGCTTTGACAACAAATACAGCCAAATTATTCTTACCCGGCGCGATTTTGAATCCTTTGGCGCGACGCCCGCCCAAACGCAGGGCATTGTCAGCCAACCGACGATGATTCCCGGGGTGGAAGTATCGGCCCTGATTAAGGAAGAGCCGGACAAAGTATCCGTCAATTTACGCTCGCGCGGCGGGGTGGACGTAAGCAAAATCGCCCAGACGTTCGGCGGCGGCGGGCATGCACGGGCTTCCGGGTTTAAAGTAACCGGCAAAGCCGTCAACGAAGTAGCCGACGAGCTGGCCCAAGTGGTGTATGATGTCGTCAAAGATATCCGCTGA
- the rbfA gene encoding 30S ribosome-binding factor RbfA codes for MIDRIKRLETLFLEEINTLITKMAANGDFGGFVTITAVRLSKDLANAKVFFSVFGSPEDKKKTQEALSLLRKEIGAKLRGRLHLKRIPSFSFEFDDTPEKASRVESIFQILEKEKQDGK; via the coding sequence ATGATTGACAGAATTAAACGTTTGGAAACCCTTTTTTTGGAAGAAATTAATACGCTTATTACCAAAATGGCCGCCAACGGCGATTTTGGCGGTTTTGTTACCATTACGGCGGTGCGCCTGTCTAAGGATTTAGCAAACGCCAAGGTGTTTTTCTCGGTGTTTGGCAGCCCCGAAGACAAAAAGAAAACGCAGGAAGCCCTGTCGCTCCTGCGCAAGGAAATCGGCGCCAAATTGCGCGGCCGGCTGCATTTAAAGCGGATTCCCTCTTTTAGTTTCGAATTTGACGATACGCCCGAAAAAGCTTCGCGCGTGGAATCCATTTTCCAAATTTTAGAAAAGGAAAAACAAGATGGAAAATAG
- a CDS encoding glycosyltransferase family 2 protein, with translation MKSPRITLFIIAHNEESKIAKCILSARGLANEVVVVNGLSKDKTALVCRELGAQVFDRAFDGFASQKNFALSKVTSEWALNLDADETLSPQLKEEIARVIQTTDCAGFEIPFCNYFLGKKMRFSGLNKEKHLRLVRTQQARYVGGLVHEGLEANGKIGTLKHPINHYSYDSIETYFRKFNKYTSLAANQMYQNGRRFSLLFMLVTIPFEFIKRYVLKLGVLDGMRGLLWASFSTFYVWVKYAKLWQIQEQNEK, from the coding sequence ATGAAATCTCCCCGAATTACCCTTTTTATTATTGCCCACAACGAGGAGTCCAAAATTGCCAAATGCATTTTAAGTGCAAGAGGGCTCGCCAATGAAGTGGTGGTGGTAAACGGTTTATCCAAGGATAAAACCGCGCTGGTCTGCCGGGAATTGGGCGCCCAGGTGTTTGACCGCGCGTTTGACGGATTTGCCAGCCAGAAGAATTTTGCACTGTCTAAAGTAACGTCGGAATGGGCGCTGAATTTGGATGCGGACGAAACCCTTTCGCCGCAGCTGAAAGAAGAAATCGCCCGCGTGATTCAAACGACCGACTGCGCCGGATTTGAAATCCCGTTCTGCAATTATTTTTTAGGCAAAAAAATGCGCTTTAGCGGTCTGAATAAAGAAAAACACCTGCGCCTCGTCCGCACGCAGCAAGCCCGTTACGTGGGCGGGCTGGTGCATGAAGGGCTGGAAGCAAACGGCAAAATCGGCACGCTGAAACATCCGATTAACCACTATTCCTACGATTCCATTGAAACGTATTTCCGCAAATTTAATAAATATACGTCGCTGGCGGCCAACCAGATGTATCAAAACGGGCGGCGTTTTTCGCTGTTGTTTATGCTGGTTACGATTCCGTTTGAATTTATAAAACGCTACGTGCTTAAACTGGGCGTGTTGGACGGCATGCGCGGCTTGTTGTGGGCGTCGTTTTCCACCTTTTACGTATGGGTGAAATACGCCAAGCTGTGGCAAATTCAGGAGCAAAACGAAAAATGA
- the truB gene encoding tRNA pseudouridine(55) synthase TruB: protein MMSSKISAEPQKSGLLLLDKPADFSSHDIIAISRRILKTKKIGHSGTLDPMATGLLILLVGREATRRQDAFLKLPKTYQARLQLGAETDSWDAYGEVTRQTPVPPLTPEQVRQAAQALTGTIRQPIPFFSAKRIGGKHMYDLARQGLPMERRYNDVTVQWQDIRLLAPDKIEFTVFCSCGTYVRSLGYLLAKQLGCAGHLTALRRLQIGPYCVQDAFDGNLLKNADAQVLYARVTPIRL, encoded by the coding sequence ATGATGTCGTCAAAGATATCCGCTGAACCGCAAAAGAGCGGGCTGTTGCTGCTTGATAAACCGGCGGACTTTTCTTCGCACGACATAATTGCCATTTCCCGGCGCATTTTAAAAACCAAAAAAATCGGCCACAGCGGCACGCTTGACCCCATGGCCACGGGCCTGTTAATTTTGCTGGTGGGGCGGGAAGCTACCCGCCGGCAGGACGCTTTTTTGAAATTACCCAAGACTTACCAAGCCCGCTTGCAATTAGGTGCGGAAACGGATTCCTGGGATGCGTATGGCGAAGTAACGCGCCAAACGCCCGTCCCCCCGCTTACGCCGGAGCAAGTCCGCCAAGCCGCCCAAGCCCTTACCGGCACCATCCGCCAGCCGATTCCCTTTTTTAGCGCCAAACGCATTGGCGGCAAACATATGTACGATTTGGCCCGGCAGGGCCTGCCGATGGAACGAAGATACAACGACGTAACGGTTCAATGGCAGGACATCCGCCTGCTTGCGCCGGATAAAATTGAATTTACGGTATTTTGTTCCTGCGGCACCTATGTGCGGTCGTTAGGGTATTTGCTTGCCAAGCAGCTGGGCTGTGCGGGGCATTTAACGGCGCTGAGGCGTTTGCAAATCGGCCCTTACTGCGTGCAGGATGCGTTTGACGGCAACCTGCTTAAAAACGCGGATGCGCAAGTATTATACGCGCGGGTAACCCCTATTAGATTATGA